One genomic segment of Halomarina pelagica includes these proteins:
- a CDS encoding ribbon-helix-helix domain-containing protein, producing the protein MPTFEVTVPDQIDSQLDRLVDQGDFLNREQAIEELLTMGVSAYDVPEDSTQEVGEELFTRAVDDQQDPAQLDDQRDDGYTF; encoded by the coding sequence ATGCCCACGTTCGAAGTGACGGTTCCGGACCAGATCGACAGCCAACTCGACCGCCTCGTGGACCAGGGCGACTTCCTGAACCGGGAGCAGGCGATCGAGGAACTCCTGACGATGGGGGTGTCCGCGTACGACGTCCCGGAGGACTCCACGCAGGAGGTGGGGGAGGAGCTGTTCACCAGGGCGGTCGACGACCAGCAGGACCCGGCGCAGCTGGACGACCAGCGCGACGACGGATACACCTTCTGA
- a CDS encoding MFS transporter, with protein MNSNDRAITGFTMLAHALFHTYELSIPVFVVAWLDAFSVTPATMGLVVGAGYALVGVGALPSGVFSDRFESRRLIVGALLGMAAGFAALSVAPNVYVVALALALWGAAASVYHPAGLALLSRGTTERGAAFAYHGAAGNVGTVVGPLLAAVGLAVLDWRVVTGLFVLPALLGAAMALRLDFDETAAIEDGARADGGAAAEREITSLGDLRRESRALFTGSFLLVFAVIMCYGLYYRGVLTFLPDILGGLRTFSPATVFGTTVQPGQYVYAGLLLVGVAGQYVGGRLTDSFDTVRVLVITFAALAVSSLLFLPAAAAGVLPLLAVCVLLGFLIYVVAPVYQATVADHVHADVRGLSYGYTYLGMFGVGAGGAALAGAVLTWAGTGALFVVLAGIVLLAAGLGIALLRR; from the coding sequence GTGAACTCGAACGATCGCGCGATAACCGGCTTCACGATGCTCGCCCACGCGCTGTTTCACACCTACGAGCTGTCGATCCCGGTGTTCGTCGTCGCGTGGCTCGACGCCTTTTCCGTGACTCCGGCGACCATGGGGCTGGTGGTCGGTGCCGGTTACGCGCTCGTCGGCGTCGGTGCCCTCCCGAGCGGCGTGTTCTCGGATCGCTTCGAGTCTCGGCGGCTCATCGTCGGCGCGTTGCTCGGGATGGCCGCAGGGTTCGCCGCGCTCTCGGTCGCGCCCAACGTCTACGTCGTCGCGCTCGCGCTCGCGCTCTGGGGCGCGGCGGCGAGCGTCTACCATCCGGCGGGCCTCGCGTTGCTGAGTCGGGGGACGACGGAGCGGGGCGCGGCGTTCGCCTACCACGGGGCCGCGGGCAACGTCGGCACCGTCGTGGGACCGCTGCTCGCCGCCGTCGGTCTCGCCGTCCTCGACTGGCGCGTCGTCACGGGGTTGTTCGTCCTGCCGGCGCTCCTCGGCGCGGCGATGGCGCTCCGCCTCGACTTCGACGAGACCGCCGCGATCGAGGACGGCGCTCGCGCCGACGGCGGCGCGGCCGCGGAGCGGGAGATCACCTCGCTCGGCGACCTCCGGCGGGAGTCGCGCGCCCTGTTCACGGGCTCGTTCCTCCTCGTCTTCGCGGTCATCATGTGCTACGGCCTCTACTACCGGGGCGTCCTGACGTTCCTTCCGGACATCCTCGGCGGCCTGCGGACGTTCTCGCCCGCCACGGTGTTCGGGACGACCGTCCAGCCCGGACAGTACGTCTACGCGGGGCTCCTGCTGGTGGGCGTCGCCGGCCAGTACGTCGGCGGACGGCTCACCGACTCCTTCGACACCGTCCGCGTCCTGGTGATCACGTTCGCCGCGCTCGCGGTCAGTTCGCTCCTCTTCCTCCCGGCGGCGGCCGCCGGCGTCCTGCCCCTCCTCGCGGTCTGCGTCCTCCTGGGCTTTCTCATCTACGTCGTCGCGCCCGTCTACCAGGCGACGGTGGCCGACCACGTCCACGCGGACGTGCGCGGGCTCTCCTACGGCTACACCTACCTGGGGATGTTCGGCGTCGGCGCGGGCGGCGCGGCCCTCGCGGGTGCGGTGCTCACCTGGGCGGGCACCGGCGCGCTGTTCGTCGTCCTCGCGGGGATCGTGCTCCTGGCCGCGGGCCTCGGCATCGCCCTCCTGCGCCGCTAG
- a CDS encoding CaiB/BaiF CoA transferase family protein has product MAESSRILDGITVVDLSTFVTGGFATAMLANQGAEVIKVERPGAGDDSRHSGPPFVPAEDYDGPGTVADANGESPYFWTVNYGKQSVEFDLKTAEGLAALYDLIEVADVFVENFRPGTAERLGVGYDDVREVNEDVVYCSISAFGETGPWSDRPGYDLLVQGTSGIMSVTGTEGGDPVKVGLPQTDLVTAMWAAFGVVGALFRRELTGEGDRVELGMHDAALPWLTKQAAKAFVGEETRRMGTKDPVLAPYQAYPTADGYLNVGCANQKLWRGLCEGVGRPELADDPRFATNADRVEHMEELEAELSAVFRRRTTDEWVERLADEAGLPVGPVYDVDEALTNEQTEARGVVTTMDHPAVGEIDVLEHPLNFERAESGFEGAPPLLGEDTEAVLRRLGYGVDDIETLRESGAIPDR; this is encoded by the coding sequence ATGGCAGAGTCGTCTCGAATCCTCGACGGGATCACCGTCGTGGACCTCTCGACGTTCGTCACCGGTGGCTTCGCCACCGCGATGCTGGCCAACCAGGGCGCGGAAGTGATCAAGGTCGAACGCCCCGGCGCGGGCGACGACAGCCGGCACTCGGGTCCGCCGTTCGTCCCGGCCGAGGACTACGACGGCCCGGGGACGGTCGCCGACGCGAACGGCGAGTCGCCCTACTTCTGGACGGTCAACTACGGGAAGCAGTCGGTCGAGTTCGACCTGAAGACCGCGGAGGGGCTCGCGGCGCTCTACGACCTGATCGAGGTGGCCGACGTCTTCGTCGAGAACTTCCGACCGGGGACGGCCGAACGCCTCGGGGTCGGGTACGACGACGTCCGCGAGGTGAACGAGGACGTCGTCTACTGCTCCATCTCCGCGTTCGGCGAGACGGGGCCGTGGAGCGACCGCCCCGGGTACGACCTCCTCGTCCAGGGGACCAGCGGCATCATGAGCGTCACCGGCACCGAGGGCGGCGACCCCGTGAAGGTGGGGCTCCCGCAGACGGACCTCGTCACCGCGATGTGGGCGGCGTTCGGCGTCGTGGGCGCGCTGTTCCGTCGCGAACTCACCGGGGAGGGCGACCGCGTCGAACTCGGGATGCACGACGCCGCCCTCCCCTGGTTGACCAAGCAGGCCGCGAAGGCGTTCGTCGGCGAGGAGACCCGACGCATGGGGACGAAAGACCCCGTGCTCGCGCCCTACCAGGCGTACCCCACGGCGGACGGCTACCTCAACGTGGGCTGTGCGAACCAGAAGCTCTGGCGCGGCCTCTGCGAGGGCGTCGGCCGGCCGGAACTCGCGGACGACCCGCGATTCGCGACGAACGCGGACCGCGTCGAACACATGGAGGAGCTTGAAGCGGAGCTGTCGGCGGTGTTCCGTCGGCGGACGACCGACGAGTGGGTCGAGCGACTCGCCGACGAGGCGGGGTTGCCCGTCGGCCCGGTGTACGACGTCGACGAGGCGCTCACCAACGAGCAGACCGAGGCCCGCGGCGTCGTCACGACGATGGACCACCCCGCGGTCGGGGAGATCGACGTGCTCGAACACCCGCTGAACTTCGAGCGCGCCGAATCGGGCTTCGAGGGGGCACCGCCGCTCCTCGGCGAGGACACGGAGGCCGTCCTCCGTCGCCTCGGCTACGGCGTGGACGACATCGAGACGCTGCGCGAGAGCGGGGCCATCCCGGATCGGTGA
- a CDS encoding iron-containing alcohol dehydrogenase, which yields MTGDDRGPVSGAHLTVDVPETAFGDGIVERLPSILDRFGVDRPLVVSDDGVAAAGVLETALAAVDRPVVHYRAATEPSTADFDDLPSADVDGVVAVGGGSCLDAGKVAALLLSHGGTADEYLGVDAVPGPTAPLVAVPTTSGTGSQATQTAVVAHDGVKRGISDEHLRPDVGVVDPALTFDLPRGVTARSGLDAFVHALESLTARDYRWVPQRPITYQGANPFARPLARRALGLVHGHLERATYAGDDRDARRAMALGSHLAGVAFSNSGLGAVHALASTVGGMTGRPHGECLAVSLRPGLEYNLPVREAEYAAVARHLGVARADATDPEAARALLEECDRLRGALGLPGSFEAVGLDADDADAMVENTLVQRRRLPTNPRTVAADVRDVLDGRLD from the coding sequence GTGACGGGGGACGATCGCGGGCCGGTGTCGGGCGCGCACCTGACCGTCGACGTCCCGGAGACGGCGTTCGGCGACGGGATCGTCGAGCGGTTGCCGTCGATCCTCGACCGGTTCGGCGTCGACCGGCCGCTCGTCGTGAGCGACGACGGGGTCGCGGCGGCCGGCGTCCTCGAGACCGCCCTCGCCGCGGTCGATCGGCCCGTCGTCCACTACCGCGCGGCGACGGAACCCTCGACGGCGGACTTCGACGACCTGCCGTCGGCCGACGTGGACGGCGTCGTCGCCGTCGGCGGGGGGTCGTGCCTCGACGCCGGGAAGGTCGCCGCGCTCCTGCTCTCCCACGGGGGGACCGCGGACGAGTACCTGGGCGTGGACGCCGTCCCGGGACCCACCGCCCCGCTCGTCGCCGTGCCGACCACGAGCGGCACCGGTTCGCAGGCGACGCAGACGGCCGTCGTCGCCCACGACGGCGTCAAGCGGGGGATCAGCGACGAGCACCTCCGACCGGACGTCGGCGTCGTCGACCCCGCGTTGACGTTCGACCTCCCCCGGGGGGTGACCGCACGCTCGGGGCTGGACGCGTTCGTCCACGCGCTGGAGTCGCTGACGGCGAGGGACTACCGGTGGGTGCCCCAGCGCCCCATCACGTACCAGGGGGCGAACCCGTTCGCCCGGCCGCTCGCGCGGCGGGCGCTGGGGCTCGTCCACGGCCACCTCGAACGCGCGACGTACGCCGGGGACGACCGCGACGCGCGCCGGGCGATGGCGCTCGGGTCGCACCTCGCCGGCGTCGCCTTCTCGAATTCCGGTCTCGGGGCGGTGCACGCGCTCGCGAGCACCGTCGGCGGCATGACCGGCCGACCGCACGGGGAGTGTCTGGCCGTCTCGCTCCGCCCGGGGCTCGAGTACAACCTCCCCGTCCGCGAAGCCGAGTACGCGGCGGTCGCCCGGCACCTGGGCGTTGCGCGCGCCGACGCGACGGACCCGGAGGCGGCCCGCGCGCTGCTCGAGGAGTGCGACCGGCTCCGCGGGGCGCTCGGGCTTCCGGGATCGTTCGAGGCCGTCGGACTCGACGCCGACGACGCGGACGCGATGGTCGAGAACACGCTCGTGCAGCGACGCCGCCTCCCGACGAACCCGCGGACGGTCGCGGCTGACGTCCGCGACGTCCTCGACGGTCGCCTCGACTGA
- a CDS encoding cupin domain-containing protein gives MEIVEWDDPHRAETAYEGIERRVLAHDGAQMLVHYTVEEGAEFPEHEHEEAHQAVFVIDGAIELFGDREALLETGDSFVVGPGVRHGIRGVAPETRQVCAFTPPVNAYAERRP, from the coding sequence ATGGAGATCGTCGAGTGGGACGACCCACACAGAGCGGAGACGGCGTACGAGGGGATCGAGCGGCGGGTGCTGGCACACGACGGGGCGCAGATGCTCGTCCACTACACCGTAGAGGAGGGCGCGGAGTTCCCCGAACACGAACACGAGGAGGCCCACCAGGCGGTCTTCGTGATCGACGGCGCGATCGAACTGTTCGGCGACCGGGAGGCGCTCCTGGAGACGGGCGACAGCTTCGTCGTCGGACCCGGGGTGCGACACGGTATCCGCGGCGTCGCGCCCGAGACGCGACAGGTCTGCGCGTTCACGCCCCCGGTGAACGCCTACGCGGAGCGACGGCCGTGA